Genomic DNA from Natrinema sp. CBA1119:
GTTTCAGATACCCGCCTTCAACATCGATTTCAGCCTGTTCACACAACCGTTTCATCAACGTTCGTGCCCCTCGAACTGTGATAGCAGGCGGCGATATATCGTGTTCGCGGAGAATCTCTTTCGGCGGTTGATCGTCTAAGAGCGATTCAGTTGCTGAGTCTTCCCATCCACGCTCTCGAAGTTCTCTTCGAATTGTTCTGTACAGCGACGGGACGTGTGCCGTCGGAAATACAGGCCAGTCGTTTGAAGCGGGCTGCTGCACGTCGTAGTGACGACGAAGATGGTCCTGGGCTTGAGACGGGAGCTGAGCGTACTCCCACTGTTGATTTTTCCCGAGGACGCGTAACGCTCCATTCTCCAAATCGACGCGTCCCCACCACAATCCCTGTCGCCCATCTCGGTCATCTTCGGTGTCACGACAGATTTCTGCGCCCCGCACACCAGTCGATGCCAATAGCGAGACCAACGCCCGGTTCCGGATGGGAATCGCTGCTGCGTCCATTCCCCGCCATTGAGGCTTCATCGATACGCTGGGATAGGTGTGCGAACAACGCTTGGACAT
This window encodes:
- a CDS encoding tyrosine-type recombinase/integrase; its protein translation is MKPQWRGMDAAAIPIRNRALVSLLASTGVRGAEICRDTEDDRDGRQGLWWGRVDLENGALRVLGKNQQWEYAQLPSQAQDHLRRHYDVQQPASNDWPVFPTAHVPSLYRTIRRELRERGWEDSATESLLDDQPPKEILREHDISPPAITVRGARTLMKRLCEQAEIDVEGGYLKPHGARRGLGDLLYRESAELAQSALRHESIRTTHDAYSHIDASETAEAVSDVLSGAWKNK